From Paenibacillus sp. GP183, one genomic window encodes:
- the zwf gene encoding glucose-6-phosphate dehydrogenase: MSGAVFFIFGATGDLAKRKLFPAFYSLYREGKLGENFAVVGLARRPRTIEQFQADVKQSIDEFARYKIDDEAKWTSFSKHFEYMSLDINDMEGFKKLKSLTVGLEEKFQTGGNRLFYLALSPELFGNVSLNLREGGLVETEGWHRLVIEKPFGYDLESAEKLNGQLREVFEEKDIYRIDHYLGKEMVQNIEFVRFANAFFEPLWNNKYIANIQITLSETVGVEERGGYYDHSGALRDMGQNHMLQMLMMMAMEPPSRMHSEDIRDEKVKVLRSLRLFETAEEVRENVVRGQYKDGTSANGKPMPAYREEDSVNPESATETYFAAKVFVDNFRWAGVPFYIRTGKRLPVKTTEVVVEFKNIPSNVYLAKKHDLQPNLLVFRVNPMEGIYLKMNVKKPGSEGVIIPIAMDFCQSCQVGINTPEAYERLLHDAARGDSTYFTRWDEVSLAWEYVDRIAKAWSERKDDLKFYPAGSWGPKEAQELLARDGFQWWPVNGQKEGEVEWVVTV, translated from the coding sequence ATGAGTGGAGCCGTTTTTTTTATTTTTGGTGCAACAGGTGATCTTGCCAAAAGAAAGTTGTTTCCCGCATTCTACAGCTTGTATCGCGAGGGAAAGCTTGGTGAAAATTTCGCGGTAGTTGGATTGGCGCGCAGACCGCGCACGATTGAGCAGTTTCAAGCGGACGTCAAACAGTCGATCGATGAGTTTGCTCGATATAAAATCGATGATGAAGCAAAATGGACAAGCTTCTCCAAGCATTTTGAATATATGTCTCTGGATATTAACGATATGGAAGGGTTCAAAAAGCTGAAATCGCTCACGGTCGGTCTTGAAGAGAAGTTCCAAACGGGAGGCAATCGGTTATTTTATCTGGCTTTGTCTCCGGAGCTTTTTGGCAATGTGTCCTTGAATTTGCGTGAAGGCGGCCTTGTGGAAACCGAGGGATGGCATCGTCTCGTGATTGAAAAGCCATTCGGCTATGATCTGGAGTCCGCGGAGAAGCTGAATGGACAGCTTCGGGAAGTGTTCGAAGAGAAGGATATTTACCGAATCGATCATTACCTCGGCAAGGAAATGGTGCAGAACATTGAATTCGTACGATTTGCCAATGCCTTTTTTGAGCCGCTCTGGAATAACAAGTACATAGCCAATATTCAAATTACATTAAGCGAAACGGTGGGTGTGGAAGAGCGCGGCGGCTATTATGACCACTCAGGCGCACTGCGCGACATGGGGCAAAATCATATGCTGCAGATGCTGATGATGATGGCTATGGAACCTCCGAGCAGAATGCATTCGGAGGATATCCGCGACGAGAAGGTGAAGGTGCTTCGTTCGCTCCGCTTGTTTGAAACGGCAGAGGAAGTACGGGAGAATGTCGTCCGTGGACAGTATAAGGATGGAACTTCTGCCAACGGGAAGCCGATGCCCGCTTATCGCGAGGAGGATTCGGTTAATCCTGAATCTGCGACGGAAACCTATTTTGCCGCCAAGGTGTTTGTGGATAACTTTCGCTGGGCAGGTGTGCCCTTTTATATCCGCACGGGCAAGCGGCTTCCGGTCAAAACGACAGAGGTCGTTGTGGAATTCAAGAATATTCCAAGCAATGTATACCTAGCGAAAAAGCACGACCTGCAGCCGAATTTGCTTGTTTTCCGCGTGAATCCGATGGAGGGAATCTATCTGAAAATGAATGTGAAAAAGCCGGGCTCGGAGGGGGTCATTATCCCGATTGCCATGGATTTCTGCCAAAGCTGCCAGGTGGGAATTAATACACCGGAAGCCTATGAACGTTTATTGCATGATGCCGCTCGCGGGGATTCGACCTATTTCACGCGTTGGGACGAGGTTTCACTGGCATGGGAGTATGTCGACCGGATCGCCAAGGCTTGGTCGGAGCGCAAGGATGATTTGAAATTTTATCCTGCCGGTTCCTGGGGACCCAAGGAAGCCCAAGAGCTGCTCGCTCGGGATGGCTTCCAATGGTGGCCGGTCAACGGGCAGAAAGAAGGAGAAGTCGAATGGGTGGTAACCGTTTGA
- a CDS encoding cyclase family protein: protein MKIYDISMTIDEGMQVYKNKAEKKPVIVNVQNYSNAKNYESKLTLDVHTGTHLDAPLHMIDGGATIETIPLESLVGPARVLDLSHVEEGISRSDLEPFALQQGEWILLKTRNSASEEFDFNFVFLREDGAEYAKEIGLKGIGTDGLGIERAQPEYGTHRTLMANHILIVEGLRLKDVPAGNYFMVIAPLKLTGIEAAPARAFLIGS, encoded by the coding sequence ATGAAGATTTATGATATCTCGATGACGATTGACGAAGGCATGCAGGTTTATAAAAATAAAGCAGAAAAGAAGCCTGTAATTGTCAATGTGCAAAATTACTCCAATGCCAAAAACTATGAAAGCAAGCTAACCCTGGATGTGCATACGGGTACTCATCTGGACGCTCCGCTGCATATGATTGATGGAGGGGCAACGATTGAAACGATTCCGCTGGAAAGCCTGGTGGGTCCTGCTCGCGTGCTGGATCTCTCTCATGTGGAAGAGGGAATAAGCCGAAGCGATCTGGAGCCATTTGCCCTGCAGCAGGGGGAATGGATTCTGCTCAAGACTCGCAACTCCGCTTCGGAGGAATTCGATTTCAACTTTGTTTTCCTGCGTGAGGATGGAGCGGAATATGCGAAAGAGATAGGTCTTAAAGGCATCGGAACCGATGGCCTTGGCATCGAAAGGGCTCAGCCCGAGTATGGAACACACAGAACCCTGATGGCGAATCATATTCTCATTGTGGAGGGGCTTCGTCTTAAGGATGTCCCAGCAGGAAATTATTTTATGGTGATTGCACCGCTTAAATTGACTGGAATCGAAGCGGCTCCGGCGCGCGCATTTCTCATCGGAAGCTGA
- a CDS encoding metallophosphoesterase: MSRRSFLRWLLVAAASLIGLSAGFAKWFSKHAFVEQETAQAATSIPGTPSPELPSGDISTVQTAALGEPLLSYFVFSDLHISSLDSATSIKLKQALDDLKSFDSKVEAIFMTGDLTDTGTAQDFKVLRTILDSYKLPPYHANMGNHDYYSVWLNKNNAWDKDTFPNGKSDALSREQFNKFFGYKKPYNEVNLNGYTFLLLSQETYIQEKPEVGEGAWYSDEQLKWLTERLAASYDPARPIFVMIHQPLPAIGDDGGTHQLIRAKEFRRILKPYKNVFVLCGHRHMDFQNGTPHYVKETFHYFHNSSVGRPLNRNFQAETKTKSQGYYVQVYADKIVFRGREFSDRSFLQEAEWTIDLQPAKA; the protein is encoded by the coding sequence ATGTCAAGACGTTCGTTTCTTAGATGGCTGCTGGTGGCAGCTGCCTCTTTGATCGGGCTTAGCGCCGGATTCGCGAAATGGTTTTCCAAACATGCTTTTGTGGAACAAGAGACCGCGCAAGCTGCAACGTCAATTCCCGGCACTCCATCTCCAGAGCTTCCTTCCGGCGATATAAGCACAGTACAAACAGCAGCATTAGGAGAACCGCTGCTTTCTTATTTTGTATTCAGCGATTTGCACATTTCCAGCTTAGATTCCGCGACATCGATTAAACTCAAACAAGCATTGGATGATCTCAAATCCTTTGACTCCAAAGTAGAAGCCATCTTTATGACGGGAGACTTGACGGATACCGGTACAGCCCAGGACTTCAAAGTGCTTCGCACCATACTGGACAGCTACAAGCTTCCTCCTTACCATGCAAATATGGGGAATCATGACTATTATTCGGTATGGCTCAACAAAAATAACGCATGGGATAAAGATACGTTTCCCAACGGCAAATCGGATGCCCTTTCCAGGGAACAATTTAATAAGTTTTTTGGTTATAAGAAGCCGTACAACGAGGTTAACTTGAATGGTTATACCTTCCTGCTTCTTTCCCAGGAAACCTATATCCAGGAGAAACCAGAGGTCGGCGAAGGGGCCTGGTATTCGGATGAGCAGCTTAAATGGCTGACCGAGAGGCTTGCAGCTTCGTATGATCCTGCCAGGCCCATATTTGTCATGATCCATCAGCCGCTGCCTGCGATCGGGGATGACGGCGGAACACATCAGTTGATACGAGCCAAGGAGTTTCGGCGCATCCTAAAGCCCTACAAGAATGTGTTTGTGCTTTGCGGCCACCGCCACATGGATTTTCAAAACGGGACCCCTCATTATGTGAAGGAGACGTTTCATTATTTCCATAACTCTTCTGTCGGCAGACCGCTTAACCGGAATTTTCAGGCAGAAACCAAAACGAAATCGCAAGGATATTATGTACAGGTATATGCGGATAAAATCGTGTTTCGCGGCAGAGAATTCAGCGATCGGAGCTTTCTTCAAGAAGCCGAATGGACGATTGATTTGCAGCCTGCCAAAGCATAG
- a CDS encoding peptide chain release factor 3, protein MTTGLSKELETEVAKRRTFAIISHPDAGKTTLTEKLLLFGGAIRLAGTVKGRKASKHATSDWMEIEKQRGISVTSSVMQFDYEGHRVNILDTPGHQDFSEDTFRTLTAADSAVMLIDVAKGVETQTKKLFQVCRMRGIPIFTFINKLDREGRDPFDLLEELEEVLGIRSYPMNWPIGSGKQFCGVYDRGKSQLELFQGDDHKQIKVRKVSGVDDPLVKEIAGEFLHKQLSQEIELLDGAGDPFDMEKVMKGELTPVFFGSAINNFGVQTFLENFLQLAPQPEPRNSNAGVIEPTKPKFSGYVFKIQANMNPAHRDRIAFLRIVSGKFERGMSVRHSRAGKEIKLSQPQQFLAQDRDIVDEAFAGDIIGLFDPGIFRIGDSLSQGEEVIFDELPTFSPELFSKVTVKNALKHKQYQKGIDQLTEEGTIQVFTTIGFEDIILGVVGQLQFEVFEHRMKNEYGVDIQLMRQNYQFARWIVDEKVDPGKFRINSQLVKDKKGNDVVLFESEYALRSAMEKNPTAKFLPNAP, encoded by the coding sequence ATGACTACAGGGTTAAGCAAGGAACTGGAAACCGAGGTCGCCAAACGGCGCACTTTTGCGATTATTTCTCACCCGGATGCGGGGAAAACAACATTGACGGAGAAGCTGCTGCTTTTCGGCGGCGCGATTCGTTTAGCCGGTACGGTCAAAGGGCGTAAAGCCAGCAAGCATGCGACATCGGACTGGATGGAGATCGAAAAGCAAAGAGGGATTTCCGTTACCTCCAGCGTTATGCAGTTTGATTATGAGGGACACCGGGTCAATATATTGGACACTCCCGGTCACCAGGATTTCAGTGAGGACACGTTTCGCACATTAACCGCAGCGGACAGCGCCGTGATGCTTATCGACGTTGCCAAAGGGGTGGAAACCCAAACGAAGAAGCTGTTCCAGGTTTGCCGCATGCGCGGCATCCCGATTTTTACCTTCATCAACAAGCTGGATCGCGAGGGGAGAGATCCTTTTGACCTGCTTGAGGAGCTGGAGGAAGTGCTCGGCATCCGTTCATATCCGATGAATTGGCCTATTGGCTCCGGCAAGCAGTTCTGTGGTGTGTACGACAGGGGCAAATCGCAGCTTGAGCTGTTCCAGGGTGATGACCACAAGCAAATTAAGGTACGCAAGGTCAGCGGCGTAGACGATCCGTTAGTGAAGGAAATCGCCGGAGAGTTTTTGCATAAGCAGCTAAGCCAGGAAATCGAGCTGCTCGATGGAGCTGGCGATCCTTTTGATATGGAAAAAGTAATGAAAGGCGAGCTCACTCCAGTGTTTTTCGGAAGTGCAATTAACAACTTCGGTGTGCAGACGTTTCTGGAAAACTTCCTGCAGCTGGCACCTCAGCCTGAACCGCGCAACAGTAATGCAGGCGTGATTGAGCCGACCAAGCCGAAGTTTTCCGGGTATGTGTTCAAAATCCAGGCGAACATGAATCCCGCACATCGGGATCGCATCGCCTTCCTTAGGATTGTTTCGGGTAAATTCGAGCGCGGCATGTCCGTCCGCCACAGTCGTGCAGGCAAGGAAATAAAGCTGTCCCAGCCGCAGCAATTCCTGGCTCAGGATCGCGATATCGTGGATGAAGCTTTTGCGGGTGACATTATCGGGTTGTTCGATCCGGGAATTTTTCGCATCGGCGACTCGCTGAGCCAGGGGGAAGAAGTGATCTTTGATGAACTTCCAACCTTTTCGCCGGAGCTGTTTAGTAAGGTTACCGTCAAAAATGCGCTCAAGCATAAGCAGTACCAAAAAGGAATCGACCAGCTGACGGAAGAAGGTACGATCCAGGTATTTACGACTATCGGCTTTGAGGACATCATTCTCGGCGTTGTCGGTCAGCTGCAATTCGAGGTGTTCGAGCACAGGATGAAAAATGAATACGGCGTGGACATCCAGCTTATGCGGCAGAATTATCAGTTTGCCCGCTGGATCGTCGATGAAAAGGTTGATCCCGGCAAATTCCGCATTAACTCCCAGCTCGTGAAGGACAAGAAAGGCAATGACGTCGTTCTTTTCGAGAGTGAATATGCACTGCGTTCCGCGATGGAGAAGAATCCGACAGCCAAGTTTCTGCCCAATGCACCTTAA
- a CDS encoding glycosyltransferase family 4 protein has product MHICIVAPEQISVPPPVWGSVEICINEIAHRIAKHHKVTVISREHSRFKPITQSGNLTILRVASGSRQRYLNAVLQTLEGKQFDLIQVDNRPRYAAAIKRLFPDTPVSLFMHSLVFATPPEASVKSSAICLSKVDLIIANSDSLKSQIARLFPSQSHKVTTVLLGADLNRFRPPTPLERSSMKRKYKVEDGFNVLFVGRVIPKKGLPVLIRAVHQARRSLPDIRLIVAGGEQRKGYIASLKQQAKRLKVPALFLGKIHHHKLHSIYWLGDCFVCPSQKHEPFGLVNVEAMGSAVPVIASANGGIKEIIRDGENGMLVSTYHRAKEFAHKIESLAQNESLAKRLAMQARSDALLRFNWNVVANSLLKVYQQHQ; this is encoded by the coding sequence ATGCATATATGTATAGTCGCTCCTGAGCAAATCTCCGTTCCGCCGCCGGTTTGGGGATCGGTGGAAATTTGTATCAATGAGATCGCCCATAGGATCGCCAAGCATCATAAAGTGACTGTGATCAGCCGGGAGCATTCCCGGTTTAAACCCATAACACAAAGTGGAAACTTAACGATTCTCCGGGTAGCTTCCGGAAGCAGGCAGCGCTATTTAAATGCGGTGCTTCAAACATTAGAAGGTAAACAGTTTGACTTGATCCAAGTGGACAATAGACCTCGCTATGCGGCTGCAATCAAACGATTGTTTCCAGATACGCCGGTCTCTCTTTTTATGCATTCTCTTGTGTTTGCAACCCCTCCGGAAGCATCGGTAAAATCTTCTGCCATCTGTCTATCTAAAGTGGATCTAATCATCGCTAACAGCGATTCATTAAAAAGCCAGATTGCCAGATTATTTCCGAGTCAAAGCCATAAGGTGACAACAGTGCTGCTCGGAGCGGATTTGAATCGGTTTCGACCGCCAACTCCACTTGAGAGGTCATCAATGAAACGAAAATACAAGGTGGAGGACGGATTTAATGTCCTATTTGTAGGAAGAGTGATCCCCAAAAAAGGTCTTCCCGTCTTGATCCGGGCAGTGCATCAAGCCAGACGCAGCCTGCCGGATATAAGACTCATAGTCGCGGGTGGTGAGCAGAGGAAGGGCTATATCGCTTCACTTAAACAACAGGCTAAACGCCTAAAGGTACCGGCCCTCTTTTTGGGGAAAATCCATCATCACAAGCTGCATTCCATTTATTGGCTGGGTGATTGTTTTGTCTGCCCCTCTCAAAAGCACGAACCATTCGGTCTAGTGAATGTTGAAGCTATGGGCAGTGCGGTTCCGGTTATTGCTTCGGCCAATGGCGGCATCAAGGAGATTATCAGGGATGGAGAAAATGGCATGCTGGTAAGCACCTATCACAGAGCTAAAGAGTTTGCGCATAAAATTGAATCACTGGCGCAAAACGAGAGCTTGGCGAAGAGGCTTGCCATGCAAGCGAGATCAGATGCCCTTCTCAGGTTCAATTGGAATGTAGTGGCGAATTCCCTGTTGAAGGTTTATCAGCAACATCAATAG
- a CDS encoding YheC/YheD family protein, with amino-acid sequence MRRFVHSKWAKTRAILKDSSSVVEYVPDTSCLNMESLRQMLNKYKMVYIKPNIGTFGKGVMRVEWNETAETPYSYQSGKHINSFVQFEPMFNSISKEIGDRKYLVQKGIDMLKFKGNRFDLRVMVQRTPNQYWESTGIIGRVGDPQKIVTNVHNGGSLQPIEVLLSSYLDNDERKSFIAKLRRLGVQVAKAMRRSYKGIKEIGVDIALDTDLKPWILEVNTLPDPYIFRHLKNKQVFYKIRRYAKFYNRL; translated from the coding sequence ATGCGCAGATTTGTTCACAGCAAATGGGCCAAAACAAGAGCCATCCTTAAAGACAGCTCCAGTGTGGTCGAATATGTTCCCGATACAAGCTGCTTGAACATGGAAAGCTTAAGGCAAATGTTGAATAAATATAAAATGGTTTACATCAAACCGAATATCGGCACGTTCGGTAAAGGTGTAATGCGCGTAGAGTGGAACGAGACGGCAGAAACACCTTACAGCTACCAGTCCGGTAAACACATCAATAGTTTTGTACAATTTGAACCCATGTTCAATTCGATAAGCAAGGAAATTGGCGATAGAAAATATTTGGTGCAAAAAGGCATTGATATGCTGAAGTTTAAGGGGAATCGGTTTGATCTGCGAGTGATGGTGCAGCGTACCCCAAATCAGTACTGGGAAAGCACAGGGATTATCGGGCGTGTAGGTGATCCCCAAAAAATAGTAACCAACGTTCATAACGGAGGCTCTTTACAACCAATCGAGGTCTTGCTCTCGAGTTATTTGGATAATGACGAGCGAAAGAGCTTTATCGCCAAACTCAGAAGACTCGGAGTCCAGGTCGCAAAAGCCATGCGGCGGTCATATAAAGGCATTAAAGAAATCGGTGTGGACATCGCATTGGATACAGATCTTAAGCCATGGATACTTGAAGTGAATACACTGCCTGATCCTTATATTTTCAGACATTTGAAAAATAAGCAGGTTTTCTATAAAATTCGGCGATATGCCAAATTCTATAACCGGCTGTGA
- a CDS encoding LacI family DNA-binding transcriptional regulator, with product MVTRKEVAKLAGVSEATVSRVFNGLGPMKQETRETVLHAAKKLNYHPNAIAQSFARRRSGNLGVVLPFTPKVHLFSTYYFSEILSGVGEQAREMGYDILLMLLSPEETIDYARLYRSQKVDACVILGSMDTPEHRHSLHQLCELKLPFCLVNQHFNGMDINEIDADHVVGSYHAVLHLQNQGYSRIAFLNGSSLYSNSRDRLEGYHKAMREAGLNHGVELLFEGNYSRKSGYLAAAEIWERRASIDAVFAANDRMAIGLVQGLRERGWEAGRDYGLIGCDDSDAAKVSSPPLSSIHVPFYEMGKQAARVALDQAASGNRMQMVKEKLPTHIVIRESSRINS from the coding sequence ATGGTAACCAGAAAAGAAGTAGCCAAGCTGGCTGGCGTTTCAGAAGCAACGGTTTCACGTGTGTTTAACGGATTAGGCCCCATGAAGCAAGAAACCCGGGAAACCGTCCTACATGCAGCAAAAAAACTGAATTATCACCCCAATGCGATCGCTCAAAGCTTTGCCCGCAGACGCAGCGGAAACCTCGGGGTTGTGCTGCCTTTTACACCTAAGGTACATCTCTTTTCTACCTATTATTTCTCCGAAATACTAAGCGGTGTCGGTGAACAAGCTCGCGAGATGGGCTATGACATCTTGTTGATGCTGCTCTCTCCGGAGGAAACCATCGACTACGCGCGTTTATACCGATCCCAAAAGGTAGATGCCTGCGTCATACTTGGCTCAATGGATACACCGGAGCATAGACATTCCCTTCACCAGCTGTGCGAGCTTAAATTGCCTTTTTGTCTGGTGAATCAGCATTTTAACGGGATGGACATTAATGAGATTGATGCAGATCATGTAGTTGGAAGCTATCATGCTGTGCTCCATTTGCAGAACCAAGGATACAGCCGCATAGCCTTCCTTAACGGCTCGTCGCTCTACTCCAACAGCCGTGATCGGCTGGAAGGCTATCATAAAGCGATGCGAGAAGCCGGCCTTAACCATGGGGTTGAGCTTCTGTTTGAAGGCAATTACAGCCGCAAAAGCGGCTATTTGGCAGCAGCAGAGATCTGGGAGCGGCGCGCTTCCATCGATGCAGTGTTCGCCGCAAATGATCGCATGGCTATCGGACTTGTCCAAGGCCTTCGCGAGAGGGGGTGGGAAGCCGGCAGGGATTACGGCTTAATCGGGTGCGATGACTCTGATGCAGCCAAGGTAAGCAGTCCGCCGCTCAGCAGCATCCATGTGCCATTTTATGAAATGGGGAAACAAGCCGCCCGTGTGGCTTTGGATCAAGCTGCCTCAGGAAATCGTATGCAGATGGTTAAGGAGAAGCTGCCTACTCACATCGTTATTCGCGAATCTTCCAGAATAAACAGTTGA
- a CDS encoding Gfo/Idh/MocA family oxidoreductase, producing MNKVNIGMVGYKFMGKAHSHAYRDLHMFFPEAAAPVMKLICGRDEKGVAQAAEQFGWDGYVTDWRELLARPDIDVIDINAPSDAHKEIALAAAKAGKHLFCEKPLALTLADSREMLEAAEQAGVKHMVGFNYRFSPAVQLAKKLVNEGRLGQIYHFRAWFLQDWIVDPDFPLVWRLQKEVAGSGSHGDLGAHLIDLAHFLVGDMTEVIGMSETFIKERPMPSSMTGLSAKGSKDGPRGEVTVDDATLFLTRFANGALGSFEATRFAPGHRCTNSFEINGSKGSVKFDFERMNELQVYFRDDAEDVQGFRRVLCTDPSHAYMQAWWPPGHTIGFEQTFIHEVVELMNALSEDRKPVPNFADGVKCQQVLEAVDQSIAQRRWVRIDEL from the coding sequence ATGAATAAAGTGAATATCGGCATGGTTGGCTATAAATTTATGGGCAAGGCGCACAGCCATGCTTACCGGGATCTTCATATGTTTTTTCCGGAAGCTGCGGCGCCGGTTATGAAGCTGATTTGCGGACGCGACGAGAAGGGCGTCGCCCAGGCTGCCGAACAATTCGGCTGGGATGGCTACGTTACGGATTGGCGCGAGCTGCTCGCGCGTCCGGATATTGATGTCATTGACATCAATGCACCGAGTGACGCGCATAAAGAAATTGCGCTTGCCGCGGCTAAGGCGGGCAAGCACCTGTTTTGCGAGAAGCCGCTGGCGCTCACGCTCGCTGATTCGCGGGAGATGCTGGAGGCGGCTGAGCAAGCGGGCGTGAAGCACATGGTCGGCTTCAACTATCGGTTTTCGCCTGCTGTGCAGCTGGCGAAGAAGCTGGTGAACGAAGGGAGATTGGGCCAAATCTACCATTTCCGCGCTTGGTTCCTGCAGGACTGGATCGTGGATCCGGACTTCCCGCTGGTGTGGAGATTGCAGAAGGAAGTGGCCGGCTCCGGATCGCATGGCGATCTTGGCGCTCACTTGATCGATCTCGCCCACTTCCTGGTTGGCGATATGACAGAGGTCATCGGGATGAGTGAGACGTTCATTAAAGAACGTCCGATGCCGTCCTCGATGACAGGGCTGAGCGCCAAGGGCAGCAAGGATGGTCCGCGCGGCGAGGTAACTGTCGATGACGCCACCTTGTTTTTGACGCGTTTTGCGAATGGTGCCCTGGGCAGCTTTGAAGCGACGCGCTTTGCACCGGGACACCGCTGTACGAATTCTTTTGAGATTAACGGCAGCAAGGGCAGCGTGAAGTTTGATTTTGAGCGGATGAACGAGCTGCAGGTTTATTTTAGGGATGATGCCGAGGATGTTCAGGGGTTTCGCCGGGTGCTTTGCACCGATCCATCCCATGCTTATATGCAAGCCTGGTGGCCGCCTGGACATACGATCGGCTTTGAGCAAACTTTTATTCATGAAGTTGTTGAGCTTATGAACGCTTTGTCCGAAGATCGTAAGCCGGTGCCGAACTTTGCGGATGGGGTCAAGTGCCAGCAGGTGCTTGAAGCGGTGGATCAATCGATTGCACAGCGGCGTTGGGTTCGCATTGACGAGTTGTAG
- a CDS encoding ThuA domain-containing protein translates to MKQALIVWGGWDGHQPQQVAALLGDALKEEGFNVEISDTLDSFSDEDKLASVDLIVPVWTMGKITPEQLKPLLYAVKVGGTGIAGCHGGMGDSFRNETEFQYMVGGQWVAHPGNDGVTYEVRIKDLNQPLTQGIGDFTVVSEQYYMHVDPGNQVHAVTYFGDVEMPVVWTKMYGSGKVYYNSLGHQANIVAMPETLELMRRGMVWAAR, encoded by the coding sequence ATGAAGCAAGCACTAATCGTTTGGGGTGGTTGGGACGGTCATCAACCGCAGCAAGTTGCAGCGCTATTGGGCGATGCTTTGAAAGAAGAGGGTTTTAACGTTGAGATTTCCGACACCTTGGACAGCTTCAGTGATGAGGACAAACTTGCCTCCGTCGATTTGATTGTACCCGTTTGGACCATGGGTAAAATCACACCAGAGCAGTTAAAGCCCCTGCTGTACGCAGTAAAGGTTGGGGGAACCGGGATTGCAGGCTGCCATGGCGGGATGGGCGATTCTTTTCGCAATGAAACGGAATTTCAATACATGGTAGGCGGTCAATGGGTTGCGCACCCAGGCAATGACGGCGTGACCTATGAGGTGCGGATCAAAGATTTGAATCAGCCTTTGACCCAGGGAATCGGCGATTTCACTGTGGTTTCCGAGCAGTATTACATGCATGTGGATCCTGGCAATCAGGTGCATGCCGTTACTTATTTTGGCGATGTGGAAATGCCGGTAGTCTGGACGAAAATGTACGGCAGCGGCAAGGTATATTATAATTCCCTTGGCCATCAAGCGAACATTGTCGCTATGCCGGAAACGTTGGAATTGATGCGGCGCGGCATGGTTTGGGCTGCCCGTTAA
- a CDS encoding Gfo/Idh/MocA family oxidoreductase — protein sequence MSKVKVGIIGCGNISSIYLKNCPNFEHLDLIACADLDMERAKARAAEFGLPHAYSVDELLADPQIQIVINLTIPAAHAEVCIKSLEAGKHVYVEKPLAVTREEGQRILELASSKGLLVGSAPDTFLGGGIQTCAKLIQDGLIGTPVAATAFMMSRGHESWHPAPEFYYELGGGPMFDMGPYYLTALIALLGPIHRVTGSTRITFPERTITSQPKAGTKIEVKTPTHITGTIDFDNGAIATITTSFDIMVGTELPHLEIYGSTGTLRVPDPNTFGGPVKLRRAGSKEWEEISLTHRYADNARGLGVADMAHAILTGVPHRASGELGYHVLEAMHGFHDASAEGKHYIMKSTCSKPALLDPAFTL from the coding sequence ATGTCCAAGGTTAAAGTAGGCATCATTGGCTGCGGTAATATCAGCAGCATTTATTTGAAAAATTGCCCCAATTTCGAGCATCTGGATCTGATTGCGTGCGCGGATTTGGACATGGAGAGAGCCAAAGCCAGAGCAGCTGAATTCGGGCTCCCCCACGCTTATTCCGTGGACGAATTGCTGGCTGATCCGCAAATTCAAATCGTGATTAATTTGACGATCCCCGCTGCTCATGCGGAGGTGTGCATTAAATCTCTGGAGGCCGGCAAGCATGTCTATGTGGAGAAACCGCTGGCGGTAACACGCGAGGAAGGCCAGCGAATTCTGGAGCTGGCCAGCAGCAAGGGCTTGTTGGTGGGCAGCGCGCCCGATACATTCCTTGGAGGCGGAATCCAGACCTGCGCCAAGCTAATCCAAGACGGCTTGATTGGTACACCGGTTGCGGCCACAGCCTTCATGATGTCCAGAGGGCATGAGAGCTGGCACCCGGCTCCTGAATTTTACTATGAACTTGGCGGCGGGCCGATGTTTGATATGGGACCTTATTATTTGACAGCGTTGATTGCGCTTCTTGGCCCAATACATCGAGTTACTGGCTCTACCCGGATTACTTTTCCTGAAAGGACTATTACCAGCCAGCCTAAAGCAGGCACCAAGATTGAAGTAAAAACCCCAACTCATATAACGGGGACGATTGATTTTGACAATGGTGCCATAGCTACCATTACTACAAGCTTCGACATTATGGTAGGTACTGAACTGCCACATCTTGAGATCTATGGCAGCACTGGTACCTTGAGAGTCCCTGATCCGAACACTTTTGGCGGACCCGTAAAGCTCAGACGTGCCGGTTCCAAGGAGTGGGAAGAGATTTCGCTCACTCATCGATATGCGGATAACGCGCGTGGACTTGGTGTAGCCGATATGGCGCACGCCATCCTCACGGGGGTCCCTCATCGCGCGAGCGGGGAATTGGGTTATCATGTGCTCGAGGCCATGCACGGTTTTCACGACGCTTCTGCCGAAGGCAAGCATTATATCATGAAGAGCACATGCAGCAAGCCAGCCTTGCTGGATCCTGCGTTTACGCTGTAG